The Neorhodopirellula lusitana DNA window TAGCCTTAGAGATCCTGCATCAGGCCAAATCGGCACAGTTGGCGAGCGGTCTCTGTAGTTGAATCCCCAGCGGTTGAGGAACGCGTTTAGGCGGTCGCCGCGAAGCAGGCCGCTTGGAGTGTGTTCGAGTTTGCCATCGACGAAGACCATCAGTGTGGGCGTCGTTCGGATGTTGTAGCCCTTGGCGTTTGCCTTTGCGGTATCGATGGTTTCATAGCGAACGTCATCGGGCATCGAACGCTTTTGCAGTTCGCAGGGTTGGCAACCTGCTGACGTGACGAGAGCCAAGCGGGTGGACGATTCCCAAAGCGGGAGCACGTCATCGGGCAACTCGTTGTCGGACTCGACAACTTCGCCACCGACGAACGAGCGAACGGCGGCGTTCATCCTTTAGGATGAAAACAAGGTCCGCGACGACTCACCCAAGACAGGACTGCAGTTCGTCCCGATCTATCCCGAGTTGGCTCCAATCCTGG harbors:
- a CDS encoding thioredoxin family protein, which produces MNAAVRSFVGGEVVESDNELPDDVLPLWESSTRLALVTSAGCQPCELQKRSMPDDVRYETIDTAKANAKGYNIRTTPTLMVFVDGKLEHTPSGLLRGDRLNAFLNRWGFNYRDRSPTVPIWPDAGSLRLST